A single region of the Streptomyces diastaticus subsp. diastaticus genome encodes:
- a CDS encoding FtsX-like permease family protein — MTPFSLGLRLVVRGSRATRVRFLLMVLGCALGVACLAAVLSIPAVLAAHDGRAAGRTAQKGPTSGALLLERKDPFGSRPLTRVFVAPPTRGTAPVPPGVERIPEPGEVVVSPALRELLAERPALKAALPGAIVGTIGPAGLTGPQELYAYVGRARAQLPAGEAEGVLGYGSRWVSPDEAAIDDGTVAPLRFTLCCLVLLPLFVYLSVCVRLSAEARSRRLAALRLLGLSARDTMRVSAVETLCAAVVGAVLGIGLHLLGNAFVAPTGWVGLAWYPADGSASAGTLAACLLGCPALAYLAGRRHAGEAALRPLAVRRQARPAEPRRWPAALLILPGLGIVTTYCVLGVLGVHVEPSALTSFLVPAGALLTGAGLVVALPPVTAWLAARVAATTQRLPLTLAMRSHETAPGAALRVVSGLVLLVYAASLTQGVLVEIDQVSRRTAPSQEYAVPFVEAPAEQRAAMAGTEGISGHAVVAEVASRDGEIVSATCAQLEKFVRPGTMRGCVDGRTLALHDPVAHPQDTRRPGSTHSVELRNAAGRAAGSARFTVPEETVTFSVAQPSHLSSAVLLVPPKALPPGSHFADAKLLLSGAPEPEAVRATLDRLAGIAPTAQIDPVGTVIESLRQLEAVKGLLGAGMVLGLVIGVAAFLVSAADRAMDRRRRTATLTLLGIRARTLRAAQCAQVLLPLGVGIGGALVAGRLAESSYLVTGGGAVFWDGEGLPLLLLSGLGVLLVAALAALPMARRHLDPAVLRRD; from the coding sequence GTGACCCCCTTCTCCCTCGGCCTGCGGCTGGTCGTCCGGGGCTCCCGCGCCACCCGCGTCCGTTTCCTGCTCATGGTCCTCGGCTGCGCGCTCGGCGTGGCGTGTCTCGCCGCCGTGCTGAGCATTCCGGCGGTCCTTGCCGCGCACGACGGCCGGGCGGCGGGGCGCACGGCGCAGAAGGGGCCCACCTCCGGTGCGCTCCTCCTGGAACGCAAGGACCCCTTCGGTTCCCGGCCGCTCACCCGGGTCTTCGTCGCCCCGCCGACGCGCGGGACGGCCCCCGTCCCGCCAGGGGTGGAACGAATTCCGGAGCCGGGCGAAGTGGTGGTCTCCCCCGCGTTGCGGGAACTGCTCGCCGAGCGCCCCGCGCTCAAGGCGGCGCTGCCCGGGGCCATCGTCGGCACCATCGGGCCCGCCGGGCTCACCGGCCCGCAGGAGTTGTACGCGTACGTGGGGCGCGCGCGGGCGCAACTGCCGGCCGGTGAGGCGGAGGGGGTGCTCGGGTACGGGTCTCGCTGGGTGTCGCCCGACGAGGCGGCGATCGATGACGGTACCGTCGCGCCACTGCGATTCACGCTCTGCTGCCTCGTTCTGCTGCCGCTCTTCGTCTACCTGTCGGTCTGCGTGCGGCTCTCCGCCGAGGCCCGGTCGCGGCGGCTCGCGGCGTTGCGGCTGCTCGGACTGAGCGCGCGGGACACGATGCGGGTGAGCGCGGTGGAGACTCTCTGCGCCGCCGTCGTCGGGGCCGTGCTGGGGATCGGGCTGCATCTGCTGGGCAACGCCTTCGTCGCGCCCACCGGCTGGGTGGGGCTCGCGTGGTACCCGGCCGACGGGTCGGCGTCGGCCGGGACGCTGGCCGCCTGTCTGCTCGGCTGCCCCGCCCTGGCGTACCTCGCCGGGAGGAGGCATGCCGGGGAGGCCGCCCTGCGTCCCCTGGCCGTCCGCCGCCAGGCGCGGCCGGCGGAACCGCGGCGGTGGCCGGCGGCGCTGCTGATCCTGCCGGGCCTTGGCATCGTCACCACGTACTGCGTCCTCGGGGTCCTCGGTGTCCACGTCGAGCCGAGCGCCCTCACCTCCTTCCTGGTGCCGGCCGGTGCTCTGCTGACCGGGGCGGGACTCGTGGTCGCCCTGCCGCCGGTCACGGCCTGGCTGGCCGCCCGGGTGGCCGCCACCACTCAGCGGCTGCCGCTCACCTTGGCGATGCGGAGCCATGAGACGGCACCGGGCGCCGCCCTCCGCGTGGTCAGCGGACTCGTCCTCCTGGTCTACGCGGCTTCCCTCACCCAGGGTGTGCTCGTCGAGATCGACCAGGTGAGCCGCCGGACAGCGCCGAGCCAGGAGTACGCGGTCCCGTTCGTGGAGGCGCCGGCGGAGCAACGGGCGGCGATGGCGGGGACGGAGGGGATCTCCGGGCACGCGGTGGTCGCCGAGGTGGCGTCGCGGGACGGGGAGATCGTGAGCGCCACTTGTGCGCAGTTGGAGAAGTTCGTCCGGCCGGGGACCATGCGCGGCTGCGTGGACGGCCGCACCCTTGCCCTGCACGATCCTGTCGCGCACCCGCAGGACACGCGGAGGCCCGGAAGCACTCACTCGGTCGAGTTGCGGAACGCGGCGGGGCGGGCAGCGGGAAGCGCGCGGTTCACGGTCCCGGAGGAGACCGTCACCTTCAGCGTCGCGCAGCCCTCCCACCTCTCCTCAGCCGTCCTCCTCGTCCCGCCGAAGGCCCTGCCTCCCGGGTCGCACTTCGCCGACGCCAAGCTCCTGCTCAGTGGCGCTCCCGAACCCGAAGCGGTCCGCGCCACGCTGGACCGGCTCGCCGGGATCGCGCCCACGGCGCAGATCGACCCCGTCGGCACCGTGATCGAGTCGCTCCGTCAACTGGAGGCGGTCAAGGGCCTGCTGGGGGCCGGAATGGTGCTCGGTCTGGTCATCGGGGTGGCCGCCTTCCTGGTGTCGGCGGCGGACCGTGCCATGGACCGGCGGCGCCGGACGGCCACTCTGACCCTGCTCGGCATCCGGGCCCGGACCCTGCGGGCCGCGCAGTGCGCGCAGGTGTTGTTGCCACTGGGAGTCGGGATCGGCGGGGCGCTGGTGGCCGGGCGGCTGGCCGAGTCCAGTTACCTGGTCACGGGCGGCGGGGCCGTGTTCTGGGACGGGGAGGGACTCCCGTTGTTGTTGCTCAGCGGGCTCGGCGTGCTGCTGGTGGCCGCGCTGGCCGCGCTGCCGATGGCCCGGCGGCACCTCGATCCTGCTGTGCTGCGGCGGGATTAG
- a CDS encoding ABC transporter ATP-binding protein, whose product MPGEVVAVTGSSGSGKSSLLHCLAGVLAPSAGSVSFGGREYGSLGDEELSALRRERFGYVFQHGELLPELTVEENASLPLRLAGRRKGPAHRAVRPVLERLGMGGFADRRVSQLSGGQAQRVAVARALAHQPAVVFADEPTGALDSVNAAAVLDEFLTLARDRGTAVLLVTHDEGVAAHADRRYEMCDGRISLGRGVRTDTAGGPASGSAL is encoded by the coding sequence ATGCCGGGAGAGGTCGTGGCGGTCACCGGCAGCAGCGGGTCCGGCAAGAGTTCCCTGCTGCACTGCCTGGCCGGGGTTCTGGCCCCGTCCGCGGGTTCGGTGAGCTTCGGAGGGCGGGAGTACGGGTCGCTCGGGGACGAGGAGTTGTCCGCGCTGCGGCGTGAGCGCTTCGGCTACGTCTTCCAGCACGGCGAGCTGCTGCCCGAGCTGACCGTGGAGGAGAACGCCTCGCTGCCGCTGCGTCTCGCCGGCCGGCGGAAGGGCCCGGCCCACCGGGCGGTGAGGCCCGTGCTGGAGCGGCTGGGGATGGGCGGGTTCGCGGACCGGCGTGTCTCCCAGCTCTCCGGTGGGCAGGCTCAACGGGTCGCGGTGGCCAGGGCGTTGGCACACCAGCCCGCCGTCGTGTTCGCCGACGAGCCCACGGGTGCGCTGGACTCCGTCAACGCGGCGGCGGTGCTGGACGAGTTCCTCACGCTCGCCAGGGACCGCGGCACCGCCGTACTGCTCGTCACGCATGACGAAGGGGTCGCCGCACACGCGGACCGGCGATACGAGATGTGTGACGGCCGCATCAGCCTCGGCCGAGGCGTCCGTACGGACACCGCGGGCGGGCCCGCCTCCGGGAGCGCCCTGTGA